One Chitinophaga varians DNA window includes the following coding sequences:
- a CDS encoding alginate lyase family protein: MSKAYILWLLMMIFSGVAMRVLAQAPGFAHPGLLHSNADLQRMKIAVAGKRSPIYEGYTVFEKSPFSHADYQMKGPLASVGRNPTVGQADYDSDANAAYQNAIMWAITGDKRYAQTAIRIIDAWSNTLLSVTGRDAVLMAGLGPFKMVNAAEIIRYSDAGWPDVAVKHAEQHFLRAIYPVLAEFAPFANGNWDDAALKTVMAIGIFCNDREIFESAVRYYVNGWGNGSLTHYVINDTGQVQETGRDQAHTQLGIGMLAECCEMAWHQGLNLYAYANNRLLKGFEYTAKYNLGYNDIPYTPMLDRTGKYRHTHPSEIARGNLRAVYEQVYNHYVHRVGLPAPFTKAAADRLRPEGPGMPGADHPGYGTLFYTVSPATDRADTLPLSVEIPAGLVLTAKRDTGILTWVTLRGVSSYLIKRAENKEGPYRKIGVAAGNSFRDSSMKRGVISYYTVTGVRDGRESEASLPVSLAGGGLPAGWRNSDIGNTGTPGYALHDGGLMRIEAGGVFADTLPEAVNYTYRELMSNTAMTIQVCPQPSSQFTAVGLMIRSDLQPGSPFVALMLYPAKTKEIEAPRWAMQLIQRGNQGATVSVLAQQPLEQPAVTYGRLTGPCWLKVARSGDTITGFGSYDGIKWEPLGTVRWPAGKRALTGIAAASNIAATTTVRVRLQ, translated from the coding sequence ATGAGTAAGGCGTATATTTTATGGCTGTTGATGATGATTTTTTCCGGTGTGGCCATGCGTGTATTGGCGCAGGCGCCTGGATTTGCGCACCCCGGCCTGCTGCACAGCAATGCTGACCTGCAACGAATGAAGATAGCCGTTGCGGGGAAACGGTCACCCATATACGAAGGTTACACGGTTTTTGAGAAAAGTCCTTTTTCTCACGCTGATTATCAAATGAAAGGACCGCTGGCCTCAGTAGGAAGAAATCCTACGGTAGGCCAGGCTGATTACGACAGCGATGCCAATGCCGCCTATCAGAACGCGATCATGTGGGCCATCACAGGAGATAAGCGATATGCGCAAACAGCCATTCGCATTATTGATGCCTGGAGTAATACACTGCTGTCGGTAACCGGGAGGGATGCCGTGCTGATGGCGGGCCTTGGTCCCTTTAAAATGGTGAATGCTGCGGAGATCATCCGGTACAGCGATGCGGGATGGCCTGATGTGGCCGTAAAGCATGCGGAACAACATTTTCTCCGGGCGATCTATCCCGTTCTTGCGGAGTTTGCACCTTTTGCAAATGGTAACTGGGACGATGCAGCACTTAAAACAGTGATGGCCATCGGTATTTTCTGTAATGACCGGGAAATTTTTGAGAGCGCTGTTCGCTACTACGTAAATGGCTGGGGCAATGGCAGCCTTACCCATTATGTTATCAATGATACCGGCCAGGTGCAGGAAACAGGGCGGGACCAGGCGCATACGCAGCTCGGTATCGGCATGCTGGCAGAATGCTGTGAAATGGCCTGGCACCAGGGATTAAATCTCTATGCCTACGCCAACAACCGCCTGCTGAAAGGATTTGAATACACCGCGAAATATAACCTGGGCTATAACGATATCCCCTATACGCCAATGCTTGACCGTACCGGTAAATACCGCCATACACATCCTTCGGAAATAGCGCGTGGCAATCTGCGCGCGGTGTACGAGCAGGTATATAACCACTATGTGCACAGGGTAGGCCTTCCGGCGCCATTTACAAAAGCGGCCGCAGACAGGCTGCGGCCGGAAGGACCGGGGATGCCTGGTGCGGACCACCCGGGCTATGGCACCCTGTTTTATACAGTCAGCCCGGCCACTGACAGGGCGGATACCCTTCCTCTCTCCGTGGAAATACCTGCCGGCCTGGTTTTGACAGCAAAGCGTGATACAGGCATACTGACATGGGTAACACTTCGTGGTGTTTCGTCCTATCTCATCAAACGCGCGGAAAACAAAGAAGGTCCATATAGAAAAATCGGCGTTGCTGCCGGAAATTCTTTCCGTGACAGCAGTATGAAAAGAGGCGTTATATCTTACTATACAGTCACCGGGGTGCGGGATGGAAGAGAATCGGAAGCGTCTTTGCCGGTATCGCTGGCTGGTGGCGGACTGCCTGCAGGGTGGCGCAACAGCGATATTGGAAATACCGGGACGCCCGGCTATGCGCTGCACGATGGTGGCCTGATGCGGATAGAAGCTGGTGGCGTGTTCGCGGATACGTTGCCGGAGGCTGTAAATTACACTTACCGGGAACTGATGAGCAATACAGCGATGACGATCCAGGTATGCCCGCAACCCAGTTCCCAGTTTACGGCAGTTGGCCTGATGATCAGGTCTGATCTGCAACCGGGCAGTCCGTTCGTTGCACTGATGCTTTACCCGGCTAAAACAAAGGAAATAGAAGCTCCCCGATGGGCGATGCAGTTGATACAACGGGGAAATCAAGGAGCAACCGTATCTGTTTTAGCACAGCAACCATTGGAGCAGCCTGCGGTAACATACGGCCGTTTAACAGGGCCTTGCTGGTTGAAAGTGGCCCGGTCGGGCGATACCATAACTGGTTTCGGGTCTTACGACGGGATTAAATGGGAACCGCTGGGGACGGTCCGCTGGCCTGCCGGAAAAAGGGCGCTGACAGGCATAGCTGCCGCTTCAAATATTGCTGCTACCACTACCGTCCGGGTACGGTTACAGTAA
- a CDS encoding glycoside hydrolase family 97 protein has translation MSKMFFGLKSGIMPALMCLLLCGQLSAQRSYSIVSPGRTTVLTTGAPDGKPGYQLSFKGKKITGWSALDIAVDGVSLRNAKITRYDKPVLHRESFASPLGEQDSLHSVYQQARLYLQTTASLSVTIDFRVMDSSVAFRYAVTATDAAPHALREFTTFAFPASPLIYQYNQESVFTPTSVDTFSATTDLPVTMESDGMYCQVGEAVNFNYTKAELARGADGNTLAVKFPQDTAVLFQRHLETPWRTVSVAGSAIALAHCRSLDLKLAGAPAPGDWSWIRPGKLIRAQLNTQSGLDCIDFAVKHHFQYIMFDAGWYGAEFRSSSDPTQVIPAIDLPKVIAYGKQHNIGVILYVNYIGLKARLDEILPLYKQWGVAGLKFGFVDGLTQSGLTWLLQAVQKVQQYGFVLNIHDNYKPTGLSRTYPVLLTQEGIRGNENSPDALHNTTLPFTRYLAGAADFTYCFPNPKNSFSKHIKVSKGQQLALSVVYYSPLQAIFWYGQPNDYTNEEEIEFYNYVPTTWSESHYLAGDIGKGIAVARRKADTWYVGCAAGLQDWQSTLDLSFLRPGISYTVTVYEDDDHQSIRKRTLRLTNVDKLPVKIAAKGGQAFIFRPAGHE, from the coding sequence ATGAGTAAAATGTTTTTTGGGTTAAAGTCGGGTATTATGCCGGCGCTCATGTGCCTGTTGCTGTGCGGACAGCTTTCAGCACAAAGGAGTTATTCCATCGTATCTCCCGGCCGCACGACGGTTTTAACAACAGGTGCTCCTGATGGGAAACCGGGCTATCAGCTATCTTTCAAAGGGAAAAAAATTACTGGCTGGTCAGCACTCGATATCGCTGTTGATGGTGTTTCACTGCGCAACGCTAAAATTACCCGCTATGATAAGCCGGTACTGCACCGGGAATCTTTTGCCAGTCCGCTGGGAGAGCAGGACTCCCTGCATAGTGTTTACCAGCAGGCGAGGTTATACCTTCAAACCACTGCCAGTCTTTCTGTGACCATTGATTTCCGCGTGATGGACAGCAGCGTGGCATTCCGTTACGCTGTCACTGCTACGGATGCTGCGCCACATGCACTCCGTGAGTTCACCACGTTCGCCTTTCCTGCTTCCCCGCTCATCTACCAATACAACCAGGAGTCCGTTTTCACGCCAACAAGCGTGGACACCTTCAGTGCTACAACGGACCTGCCGGTGACCATGGAATCGGATGGAATGTATTGCCAGGTAGGGGAAGCGGTGAACTTTAACTATACGAAAGCCGAATTGGCGCGTGGCGCAGATGGAAATACGCTGGCGGTAAAATTTCCGCAAGACACCGCCGTACTGTTTCAACGGCATCTTGAAACACCCTGGAGGACCGTGAGCGTGGCCGGTTCAGCCATCGCGCTTGCGCACTGCCGCAGCCTGGACCTGAAACTGGCGGGGGCGCCTGCGCCGGGAGACTGGTCATGGATCAGGCCCGGAAAACTTATCCGTGCCCAGCTAAATACACAGAGCGGCCTGGATTGCATCGATTTTGCCGTGAAGCATCATTTTCAGTATATCATGTTTGACGCGGGGTGGTATGGCGCAGAGTTCCGCTCTTCATCCGATCCCACGCAGGTAATCCCGGCAATTGATTTGCCGAAAGTGATTGCATATGGTAAGCAGCACAATATCGGTGTTATCCTGTACGTAAACTATATAGGGCTGAAAGCCAGGCTGGACGAAATTCTTCCGCTTTATAAGCAGTGGGGGGTGGCGGGTCTTAAATTCGGCTTTGTGGACGGGCTTACGCAATCAGGCCTTACCTGGCTGTTGCAGGCAGTGCAAAAGGTGCAGCAATACGGCTTTGTGCTGAACATCCACGATAATTATAAACCGACGGGCCTCAGCAGGACCTACCCCGTACTGTTGACACAGGAAGGCATCAGGGGCAATGAAAACAGTCCTGACGCATTGCATAACACTACGCTTCCCTTCACCCGTTACCTTGCAGGCGCCGCAGATTTTACCTATTGTTTTCCTAATCCGAAAAACAGCTTTTCAAAGCATATCAAAGTTTCAAAAGGGCAGCAGCTGGCGCTGAGCGTAGTTTATTACAGCCCGCTGCAGGCAATATTCTGGTATGGTCAGCCGAATGATTACACCAATGAGGAGGAGATAGAATTCTATAATTATGTGCCAACCACCTGGAGTGAATCGCATTACCTGGCGGGAGATATCGGCAAGGGCATAGCGGTGGCCAGAAGGAAGGCAGATACCTGGTATGTGGGCTGTGCTGCCGGTTTACAGGATTGGCAGTCCACGCTTGACCTGTCCTTTCTACGTCCCGGTATTTCCTACACGGTGACTGTTTATGAAGATGACGATCACCAATCCATCAGGAAGAGAACACTGCGGCTCACCAACGTTGATAAGCTGCCGGTAAAAATTGCTGCCAAAGGCGGACAGGCATTCATTTTCAGACCGGCAGGCCATGAGTAA
- a CDS encoding two-component regulator propeller domain-containing protein has product MLLFAAAFHVSGFSAGDNPYHVISYLGIEQGLSNNAVRCVFQDHKGFMWFGTYDGLNRYDGNVFKVFRNRFNDSSSLVNNWVFTINEDLQYKLWIGTRQGINIYDHVSGKFSSVQYQVAGTTRLERITAVVRDIKRDAKGNMLIGTENLGLLFCAAGTYTAVQVPLYANGQRLAFYDAGGIEITGNGAVWCFVQGRGLCRANGNITAIQIVNAAFPTADCMKADRDLLWIGTPNGLLKYAVSSNQYLESFTEENGKLSYNKVSGLYLDKSGRLWVATNGGGIDIIRTENGAREENIPAGNSNYTLASGSVSAVYEDTDGRKWIGTLRGGINIIDPKKDRFRSVLHDPLNSNSLVSNFIFAFCEENDSTIWVGTDGGGLSRWQRKTGQFTNFSHRPGVPASLSDNFVTNVQCDHEQNIWVSTFWGGINRFDRKTNSFRHYRLAYPNNRNESKTVYLLYKDSHNTLWAGTFGRGALYRGALYQYDRRQDTFKLTDDKLTDLFTMKEDRSGQLWAGDLRSLIKIDPQHHNNISYMLGNPVRAIHEDRKGRFWVGTEGGGLLLFDRAQGTLLKRYTAAEGLCNNAVLNILEDETGDLWISTFYGISRFNPDREIFTNFYQGDGLSSNQFSYNAALRLQSGELMFGGIKGVDLFRPSNILASGEKLKMLFTDIHVNNMPIGKKAGYIDEQQGDNIRKIKVPFREAVFTFDFAALDYSTADKISYAYYMDGWDKDWNQSGNSRTATYTHLAAGHYTFRVKSTNAEGQWINNEISLEITVLPPWYASWWAFFLYLLIVMALAIVYITYKTKQRKLRYQVAMANMNAEKERELNEKKIAFFTNVSHEFRTPLTLIINPVKDLMQEQGPDGKHQREFTTIYRNARRLLRLLDQLLLFRRADSDIDKMKPARVNLTELCRDVFLSFEQQAQSASQAYSFDDGGGELWIIGDREKLETALFNLLSNAFKYTPAGGSVAMKLHHADDQVEITIADTGYGIPAESSRHVFEKFYRSEGSASAGKSGFGIGLYLVKKFVELHHGTVSFESEESKGTLFTVVLPCCTDQPDHEQDNAAPADKTGFLEAMAEEKLEVASPEEPDGEEISTLITSKQTMLIVDDDIQIRQYISGMFRSTFHIEEAGDGKEGLEKAMTTLPDVVISDIRMETMSGLELCKEIKQNTLLNHIPVILLTGSSAEEGKLASAEVGSDYYITKPFERELLAATVHSILQTRDNLRNYFLNEVTLRKNDLRVSGEYKQFVEKCMAIVEANLDNEDFTIKVLAREIGMSYSSVYKKIRQVSGESLRGFVRFIRLRKAAELMINTSLNINEIGFQVGINDVKYFREQFNKLFGMNPSEYIRRYRKVFEDKYKLEKIEARKKGAHRKKV; this is encoded by the coding sequence ATGTTACTATTTGCTGCAGCGTTCCACGTATCCGGTTTCTCCGCCGGCGATAACCCTTATCATGTTATTTCATACCTGGGCATAGAGCAGGGGTTGTCAAATAATGCGGTCCGTTGTGTGTTCCAGGACCATAAAGGATTTATGTGGTTTGGTACCTATGACGGCCTGAACAGGTACGATGGCAATGTGTTTAAGGTGTTCCGCAACAGGTTCAATGACAGCAGTTCCCTGGTAAATAACTGGGTTTTTACGATCAATGAAGATTTACAATACAAATTATGGATCGGCACAAGACAGGGAATTAATATCTATGATCATGTTTCCGGGAAATTCAGCAGCGTACAGTACCAGGTGGCAGGTACCACCCGGTTGGAGCGGATAACTGCCGTGGTGCGGGACATTAAGAGAGATGCGAAAGGAAACATGTTGATCGGAACAGAGAACCTGGGCCTGTTGTTTTGTGCCGCAGGAACATATACCGCCGTCCAGGTGCCATTGTATGCTAACGGCCAGCGGCTGGCATTCTACGATGCAGGAGGTATTGAGATAACCGGCAATGGAGCGGTGTGGTGCTTTGTACAGGGCAGGGGACTATGCAGGGCAAACGGCAATATTACCGCCATTCAGATAGTGAACGCTGCTTTCCCGACGGCAGACTGTATGAAGGCTGACAGAGATCTGTTATGGATAGGCACGCCCAACGGATTATTGAAATACGCCGTGTCCTCCAATCAGTACCTGGAGTCATTTACAGAAGAAAACGGAAAACTGTCTTATAATAAGGTGTCAGGCCTGTATCTCGACAAAAGCGGAAGGCTTTGGGTGGCCACTAACGGTGGGGGCATAGACATCATCCGTACGGAAAACGGGGCCAGGGAAGAAAACATTCCGGCCGGCAATAGCAACTACACCCTGGCGAGTGGCTCCGTCAGCGCGGTTTACGAAGATACGGACGGCCGCAAATGGATCGGGACACTGAGGGGCGGGATCAATATCATAGATCCCAAGAAAGACAGGTTTCGGTCTGTGCTGCATGATCCGCTGAACAGCAACAGCCTTGTCAGTAATTTCATTTTTGCATTTTGTGAAGAAAACGATAGTACCATCTGGGTAGGAACAGATGGTGGCGGTCTAAGCCGGTGGCAAAGGAAAACCGGACAGTTTACCAATTTTAGTCACCGCCCGGGAGTGCCGGCATCTCTCAGCGATAACTTTGTAACGAACGTGCAATGCGATCATGAACAGAACATCTGGGTCTCCACGTTCTGGGGTGGTATCAACAGGTTCGACCGGAAAACAAATTCCTTCCGGCATTACAGGCTGGCTTACCCAAATAACCGGAACGAGAGTAAAACCGTGTACCTGCTTTATAAAGACAGCCACAATACCTTATGGGCCGGAACATTCGGCAGAGGCGCGTTGTACAGGGGAGCACTGTACCAGTATGACCGGCGGCAGGATACGTTTAAGCTCACAGACGACAAGCTGACAGATCTCTTCACCATGAAAGAAGACCGCTCCGGACAGCTGTGGGCAGGTGATCTTCGCAGTCTGATAAAAATTGACCCGCAGCATCATAACAATATCAGCTACATGCTCGGTAATCCGGTAAGGGCCATTCACGAAGACCGCAAAGGCCGTTTCTGGGTGGGCACGGAAGGCGGTGGGTTGCTGCTGTTTGACCGCGCACAGGGAACATTGCTAAAGCGCTATACGGCGGCAGAGGGATTGTGTAACAATGCCGTGCTGAATATCCTGGAAGACGAAACTGGCGATCTCTGGATCAGTACTTTTTACGGAATCTCCAGGTTTAACCCCGACCGGGAAATTTTTACCAATTTTTATCAGGGAGACGGGCTGTCCAGTAATCAATTCAGCTACAATGCAGCCCTGAGGCTTCAATCCGGAGAATTGATGTTCGGTGGGATCAAGGGAGTGGACCTGTTCCGGCCTTCCAATATCCTGGCATCCGGTGAAAAACTTAAAATGTTGTTCACGGATATTCATGTCAACAATATGCCCATCGGGAAAAAGGCGGGTTATATTGATGAACAACAGGGCGATAACATTCGTAAAATCAAAGTACCATTCCGCGAGGCCGTTTTTACCTTCGACTTCGCCGCGCTGGATTATTCCACCGCTGATAAAATATCCTATGCCTATTATATGGACGGCTGGGACAAAGACTGGAACCAGAGCGGCAACAGCAGAACAGCCACTTACACGCATCTCGCCGCCGGACATTACACGTTCCGGGTAAAAAGCACCAATGCGGAAGGACAATGGATAAACAACGAAATCAGCCTGGAGATAACCGTGTTGCCTCCCTGGTATGCCTCCTGGTGGGCCTTCTTTTTATACCTGCTGATAGTCATGGCCCTGGCGATAGTGTACATCACCTATAAAACAAAACAACGAAAGCTCAGGTACCAGGTGGCCATGGCCAATATGAATGCCGAAAAGGAAAGAGAACTCAATGAAAAGAAAATAGCTTTCTTTACCAACGTATCGCATGAATTTCGTACACCTCTCACGCTGATCATCAACCCGGTGAAAGACCTGATGCAGGAACAGGGCCCTGATGGAAAACATCAGCGGGAGTTTACTACAATATATCGCAATGCACGGCGCTTGCTGCGTTTGCTGGACCAGTTGCTGCTGTTCAGAAGGGCAGACAGTGACATCGATAAAATGAAACCGGCCCGCGTTAACCTCACTGAACTCTGCAGGGATGTGTTTCTGTCGTTTGAACAACAGGCACAGTCAGCCAGCCAGGCATATTCCTTTGACGATGGCGGGGGAGAATTGTGGATCATCGGAGACAGGGAGAAACTGGAAACAGCGCTTTTTAATCTGTTATCGAATGCTTTTAAATATACACCTGCCGGCGGCAGTGTGGCAATGAAGCTGCATCATGCCGACGATCAGGTGGAGATAACCATCGCCGATACAGGATATGGTATTCCGGCGGAGAGCAGCCGTCATGTATTTGAGAAATTCTATCGCTCGGAAGGGAGCGCATCTGCCGGAAAATCAGGATTCGGCATCGGGCTGTACCTGGTAAAAAAGTTTGTTGAACTGCACCATGGAACAGTGAGTTTTGAAAGTGAAGAAAGTAAGGGCACCCTCTTCACAGTTGTTTTACCTTGCTGCACAGATCAGCCGGACCATGAACAGGACAATGCCGCTCCTGCAGACAAAACCGGTTTCCTGGAAGCTATGGCGGAAGAGAAACTGGAAGTTGCTTCGCCGGAAGAGCCGGACGGAGAGGAAATCAGCACGCTGATCACATCTAAGCAGACGATGCTGATCGTAGATGATGATATACAGATACGACAGTATATTTCCGGCATGTTCCGGTCAACTTTTCATATTGAGGAAGCCGGCGATGGAAAGGAAGGACTGGAAAAAGCCATGACCACGCTGCCTGATGTGGTCATCAGTGATATCCGGATGGAAACCATGTCGGGGCTGGAGCTTTGTAAAGAAATCAAACAGAATACGCTGCTGAACCATATCCCGGTCATCCTGCTCACAGGCTCTTCTGCGGAAGAAGGAAAGCTGGCAAGCGCTGAAGTAGGCAGCGACTATTATATCACGAAACCGTTTGAAAGGGAACTGTTGGCAGCAACAGTACACAGCATACTGCAAACGAGAGACAACCTGCGTAACTATTTTCTGAATGAAGTGACCCTCCGTAAAAATGATTTAAGGGTTTCAGGCGAGTACAAACAGTTCGTGGAAAAATGCATGGCTATTGTGGAAGCCAATCTTGACAATGAAGATTTTACGATTAAGGTGCTGGCCAGGGAAATAGGGATGAGTTATTCTTCGGTATATAAAAAGATACGGCAGGTGTCGGGAGAATCGCTGCGGGGGTTTGTCCGCTTCATCCGCCTGAGAAAAGCGGCTGAACTGATGATCAACACAAGTCTCAATATTAATGAAATAGGTTTCCAGGTGGGCATCAATGATGTTAAATACTTCCGGGAGCAGTTCAACAAGCTGTTTGGGATGAACCCCTCCGAGTATATACGACGTTACCGGAAAGTGTTTGAAGATAAATATAAACTGGAAAAAATAGAGGCGCGTAAAAAAGGGGCGCACCGGAAGAAAGTCTGA